In one window of Candidatus Hydrogenedentota bacterium DNA:
- a CDS encoding envelope stress response membrane protein PspC — GIWPVLGLYILAALLMKPAPVVPFQSAQDAEFYNSYTSSRTMALQRLKRTFDNLDRRIQRIESIVTARDYDWERRLHE; from the coding sequence CCGGCATCTGGCCCGTGCTCGGACTGTATATCCTGGCCGCGCTCCTGATGAAACCTGCCCCCGTCGTGCCGTTCCAGAGTGCCCAGGACGCCGAGTTCTACAATTCCTACACCTCGTCGCGCACCATGGCTCTCCAACGCCTCAAGCGCACCTTCGACAACCTCGACCGCCGCATTCAACGCATCGAGAGCATCGTCACCGCCCGCGACTACGACTGGGAACGCCGCCTGCACGAGTGA